A region of the Sarcophilus harrisii chromosome 3, mSarHar1.11, whole genome shotgun sequence genome:
ATTGCAGACTTTGTTTTCATCCAGATTCCTCAATCTCAACTAGACTCCCTTGCTGAGAATCTACAATATACAAGAAGACAAATCCATGGATGTCTTTTCAACACCTCTCCTGGAAAATGctttctctctttgatttttctctccttctctagcTGTAATGTTGAGCACCATGCCTgtgacatagtaggtgctttaaaactGATATAACCCTGACTACGGAGTCATTAAATGAATGTTCTTTGTAATCCATTTTCTGCTACTTACTGTATCTATGAACGTGGGTAAGCTTGTTAACTTTCTTAAGCTTCAGATTATTCATCTATAAATTAGACCAGAGGATCTCTGCTACATTTATGATTATGTTGCCAGATAGGTGACAACTTTCTGCCAAGATACCCTGGTCCTTCCCTTTGGAAGGAAACCAGTCATCAGATGGGAGAGTTGGTGATTTGGAAACCAGAACCATCCTTTCTCTACTGCTTTAAAGCATCAGAAGGAAGGGCAGGTGTTGGAATTTGAGAACAATACACAGGGATATGGGGCCAAGGCAGGGACTTATGCTAGCCAAGGtgagaaaactaaaagaaaaagaatctcttGGTTTCCTAGTATAGGATATGGATCTCAGGGCCCAGACACCCCCAACTCTAAAAAAACTGAACATTTTAAAGAGAGTATAAGCTCTTCAGGCTCTCATTTCATGGTAGCGTTCTGTAattcttacattttatgggaCTGGCAAAATGTTGTTATTTACATAGAATGCATTTGGGCTGTGCCCATCCAGGAACTCCCAAGCTGTTACAGTGCGTATGACTGATGCTGGCTAACAAAGGCAGACAAAATTGAATGTGAATTGTAAATAGCCAAAGTGTGCCCTGCTGGGATTGGAAGCTCAGAGATATTTCTAAGCTTCATCTGAGCCCCTTCTCTGTGCAGAATAGTTATGGATCCTGTAGAAAGAGCTTTTATCCTAGGGGAATTGAGGGTATTTCTGCATCTTCTGGAGCAAGAAAAGAGGCCAGAATAGCCCCAtagaaaccaaaaaattaaaataaataaataaaagcaagggTATGGAACAAGGGCTGGGGgcagaggaaaatagaaaagaaaaattgcacaaatagtcatttaaaaaccCTGAGCCATAAGTATGAATCATGATCACTACAGCACAAACAGGAGGCCAGTGTCTGCAAGAACCACCTTCACCAAAGTCTAGTCCATCCCCCTCCTACTAAGTAGGTTTTACCTATTATTCATATCCTGATAATATTTCAATGTACTTTTAAAAGACTCCTAGAGGGAAAAAGGACTCCACATTTTCAGTCCTTGCTGTTCAAGTGATTAATTTGCTCTCAACAGAATGGAAGGCTTGAATCAGGTAGTTATTGGATATTTGcatgaaccatttttttttcaagaaggaAACCATCCCTTTCCCTGATTCTATGAGTCCTTATGGAATGATATAGTTGATTTTGCCCTTGCAGTGAATGCAAGAAGACTCCATAattaagttttgtttgtttgttctttgggTTATGTTTTTAACCTACCCTCAGGCTTCTCTGGTATTATGGACATTCCTTGAATCAGGGTACAGCTGGATGTTGCAAATCCATTAGAAGCATGACTCTGGGAATCGGAAGAAAATCTTTATAGCTCCAAAGCAAAATATCATCAGATGACTAGGTTTGGATTGTTCTGACTCTCCCTAAAGTAGAATACTAGAAGACTGGAAAACCTTCCTTCCCCACCCACCTCTGAACTGAACCCAGGACTCTAATCTCTCACTATCTCCTGTGAAAACACAAAGTGGACCAAATGTACATTGTCTAAACTTCCAGTTATCAACCCATGAAGACAGGATCTGTTATTGACTTTGGGCCAAATCATGCATCAACTGATGGACAAATGCATGTGCATGCACAAATGTTATGAAATCATACATTTTTATGCTGTTTATAGAGTCAGAGTCACACCAGGTTGGCTGCTTATGCAAATCAGACTCACACTGGTCATGAGTTGATATAAAAAAGAGCCACCttctactaaagaaaaaaaaacaattctttgtcCCACAAACCAAGTCCAAAGCCCACCCTCACATAGAGACCAAAGTACCTGAGGGCTCCACAATCCGTGGCGGCGTGATGTCTTTGCCATTGCTGTTGGAGACAGTGGAGGGTTCTGTTGTGCTAATCCTACTCGGATAGTTAGGGTTGTTCTTAATAATCCCAGGACTAAGGGATTCTAGGAATCCCTTAGTCTGTACAGTGACATAGcttgtggtagtggtggtagtaggaGCCACAGTTGTCTTTCTGGTTTGTAAAATAGAGACAGTGGTAGGGCCATAAATCCCAGGAGATGTGCTAGATTCTACAGATTCTTCTTCGCCTGTAGGACCCCATGCAATGAATTCAGTTTCCACTGTTGGTTTGCTCCCTCTGAAGTCAAAATTATTCAAACTACCCCCCTGTAGGTGCCTTTTGTCCCTTCTCAAAGGTGTTTGCTGTTCTATACTCCCACTGCCCATCGAGGACAGAAGAGAAGGGTTGAATTTGGCAGCTTCTGGGTGTTTCGATGACCCACTTTTCAAAGGGATGACTCCCTGGTTCCTGGTTCTGTGGGTCCCTCTGGAATGATATGTCCTTATTTGTCCATGTGCACGCTCAGGACGAAATGAAAGAAGGTTCCATAAAGGGGTGGGGATCTTCGTTGCCAGTCCATTCTTAAAACTCCACAATCGGGAATTGTGGAAAGGCCGAGGCAAAAGCCTGAATTCTGGGCCTTGAGCTAAAGATTCACAGGTGGGGAAATCCATGGCTAGTTGAAACATGGCTATAAGTATCCAAGCATGGCTTCCTATAGGGCAACCAGACCAGTGGACAGACATCGAACTgtatcagagaaagaaagagaaaattatttcgGTAATGCACTGGATTACAAGCCATTTATCCATCCACCTATCCACCTGttcttcatccatccattcattcattcatcccttCATGAGCATTTATTATTATGTGCTGACTATATGACAGGCACTATAGGTATAAGAGCAAAAGAACCATAGTTATTTCCTTCAGGTAATATATtctgttggagaagaaaatgcccaCAACTGCACACATTcaaatggaggaagaaggagagggggggagaggggagggagtgagagcaggagagggagagagaacaactgtgtgtgtgtacataaaaaattatatatatatatatatatataatggttaaTGAGGAGGTCAGGAACAGTTGGGGGAATTCAAGAAAACCTTCATGTATAAGGTAGTAATTTAACTACATCTATAAgatgagacagagaaaagaaggcaTTATATTCCAAGCATGAAATTTTCTTCCCCCTATAacttcatttatctatctatttatctatctatctttctatctgcccatttatatttgctttgtatatttatttttaaatttagcatttcagataataaatatgattctcattatttaaaaatttaaagtttacaaattgctaagaaaattggaaaaaagtagtatggcacaaactaggcatagaccaacatgtCACACCCTAtagcaagataagatcaaaatgatttagaaatcaaggatgataccataagcaaattagaagaaaaatgaatagtttGACTACCAGAACTGTAGGAAAGGGAAGACTTTTTGACCTAACAAGAGATGGAGAACATCATAAAAggtaaaatggatatttttgattaCAGTACATTAAAATGCTTTTACACAAATTCAATGcaccaaagacaaaaataaaagaagaaagagggaaaacttTTACAACCAATGTTTCTGAGAAAAgctttatttctgaaatatatatagaactgaaTCATATTCTCAAGAATTTAAGTGATTCCCTGATTGATAAGTGCTAAGAACAtgtgaagagacaattttcagaagaacaaattaaaactacttatactcatatgaaaaatgctctcaatgactattgattagagaaatgcaaattaaggaaaCTTTTAGGGGCCACTTCGCACCTattaaattggctaagatgacagaaaaggaaaattataaatgttggaaaagatgtgggaaTATTTGAATACTAGCACAttgctggtagaattgtgaactgacccaactattatggagagcaatttggaactgtacccaAAGATAAAACTATTAATATAGCAAGAACACTACTAAGTATGTATCccgaagaaatcataaaaaagggaaaagaatctacatgtaaaaatatttatagcagctctttttgtggtggcaaagaactggaaattatggggatgtccatcaattggaaaatggtgaACAGCTTGCAAGCAATATTAATGTAATGACATACTATTATTACATGAGAAATGATGTGAAGGTAGATttggaaaaatctggaaaggcttacatgaattgatgttgagtgaaccAGAAGAAAATTGTACACTGTAACAGCaccattaataaaattattgaccttggcttttctcaacaGTACATTGTTTCATGATAATTTCAAAagacatgatagaaaatgctatctataatcaaataaaaaactagaTATTTTGAACACATAtttaagcatactattttcagttttaaggggcttttcccttcttttcttctttcacaacataaccaatatgggaatatgttaaaatgattgcacatgtataatctatatcagattgcttgatgtttTAGGCAGAGacgaaagaagggaaagaaagggaaaaaagggaacagaaattaatattaaaaactatctttgtgtataAGTGAAGAAAACTACTATTAAGAGGCACAAAGCAAGTCTGGAAGATTGATTctattattttcactattttacagataagaaaactaaggcacagagaagtcaagtgattggaacaagatcacatagctaataaatataaGTTGGGGTTTCAACTTACTTCATCCTGCACTAAACCCAAAGcagaataataaaatcataatgtcttaaagttgtttttttctgggtttttttgaatcattatttctggtaaaaagaaaataatgacaatCATTTATACCATGATAATGGCCTGTCTCTTTCAAACAACATTCAAATCCATCATTTGCTTTAGTCTCACAGTATGTCTTAAAACCATGTAGAATGGGgataaatttatattcattttataagaagaaaaactgagacaaaaagttACTAAGAGAATTTCCTAAGTTAGTAAGTGGCATTGGTAGGTTTCCTCACTCTTACTTCATGGTTCATTGCATTCCACCAATGGACCTAGTTCCCTCACATATGTAGgcatatgtttattattatctgAATAGAACTGTTTTAAATCAGGAACCTCCCATTAAATATGGAATATTTTACCACTTTGCAATTTAGGATACCCAATAGATTATTCAGTCTGAACCTTATCCTCAGTATATTACATCTTTCCAAATAGACAGTTCAACCATGCTCAAGTATTTGCTTTGATAGCATCTGagatccttttatttatttgaagtACAGATAAATCCTTTGTGAATCAATCAAACATGTCCTCCACTCCAAGGAAGACAAGAGAGGATAATGTATCATCCAATCCTATTTcttaataaaactagaaaattatAATGGTGAGATTAACTTTCTCTTTCCTGTACAGTCCACTGTAGTGGACTGAGAGGTGATGCTGTCAATTCTCACTAATAGATGAGTTTAAGAGGTGTGTGCAGGGATTATAATGAGAAAATTAGACAATTAAACTTCCAAGGACCTGTTAATCAGTTCACAGAGTAACCTCATTAGCTGAAagtaaattcataaaatatgatATTGTTTCACATATCAGTTAAAGTTACATGGCATTTTAAAACAATGGTTCCTAAAatctgtgtgtgtgcgtgtgtgtgtgtgtgtgtgtgtgtgtgtgtgtatgtgcatctGGCAAAGCCTATGGACTTCCTCTCAGGATAatgttcttaaatgcataaaagaaaacatataaaattacaaattataataaaatgttaccaaatatatttaaaaataaattatttgaatttggTTAGGAATCAAATTaggaatttaaattcaaataaaacacTTTATGGATGCCcatcccatcagttggagaatggctgaataaattgtggtatatgaatattatggaatattattgttctgttacaaatgaccaacaggatgatttcagaaaggtctggagagacttacacgaactgatgctgagtgaaatgatcaggaccaggagatcattatatacttcaacaacaatactagatgatgaccagttctgatggacctggccatcctcagcaatgagatcaaccaaatcatttccaatggagcagtaatgaactgaaccagctacacccagcgaaagaactctgggagatgactaaaaaccattacattgaattcccaatccctatatttttgtccacctgcatttttgatttccttcacaagctaattgtacaatatttcagagtctgattctatttgtacagtaaaataatggtttggtcatgtatacttattgtgtatctaatttatattttaatatatttaacatctactggtcatcctgccatctgggggagggggtggggggtaagagaggaaaaattggaacaagaggtttggcaattgtcaatgctgtaaagttacccatacatataacctgtaaataaaaggctattaaataaaaaaaaaataaacactttaaaatcattttccatAAATTCAGATTAAATATACCACTTCACCAATAGTGCTCACAAATTCCTACTCTAAAAAAGGTAACATTCTAATTAAAGAACTGTAGCATAACCCCAAACTGACAATGAACTTCTCTAAATCCAGTCAAACTGACACAATAGCTAGACTTGGTTAGTCCATtggcaggaattgtctttctttttattaattgtatccccagcacttagaacaatccctagaacatagtaggtgcttggaTTTGGATGTTACTGAATTTTTGTCAGCAGTTTTGGAAGACCAACCACCGAATCATAGAGAGATAGGACTCTGGGGTACAGATAGGTATTTGTCTGAGGTCTTCCTAGCTTCCCTCAAAATCAACACCAGACCAAGCATCTGAACAGGTTtcagagtgacagaacccacacaTATTtgtagtgtaacaaatttccaacagaagatattttgaaagaacttttggaaagatctgtctcaatcAAACAGGAAGAGGTCCTGGGTAGAGAGGACTCCAACAGCCAGAGGAACCAAGTGGGAGACTCTCAGACAAAATATTGCAGttttggctactctgtcctggttcagaagtcaATGAATCAGCAGACTAAGCGTGAGGTCTGTAATgaaactacagaaggcaaatagtgagcccctggaTCCAGCATAACAAGGGGGCatggccacacacacacacacacacacacacacacacaaggtaaGGAAGCCAGCAGCACTGGACCCAGGACAATATATAACCCCTGCCACCTACAGAGAAAGCTAAAGAAAATCTCCCCTTTGGCCTAAGACCATACCtatttaaaaacaagcaaaagagCAAAAAGAGCTCTAATAATAGATGGCTATCatagagacagggaagaacagatctcaaaccctgaggacaaaaaaaggcaaaactccTCCAGATGAAACCTCAAAAGACTccattggaagaattcaaaaaggatcttaaaagagagttagaagaaaaattgggaaaggaatgagagtttTGCAgggatttggaaaaagaaacacagaaattatctgaagaaaacaacttcttaaaaatagatttggtgaaataaaaagaaaagaaaagaaaagaaaacaactacttgaaaaacagaattgttgaaatggaaaaagagaacaacttcCAAACATACAGAATTGGtgaaatccaatgaacaaaaaatccagtgaacaaaacaactcatttaaaagttcaatcaaccaaatgcaaaagaaggtaaaGATAACTCATTTGaaagttcaattgaccaaatgaaaaaggagataaacagctaactgaagaaaataattgactaaaaatgaagattgaataaatgtaagtgaatgactcaatgagacatcaagaatcaaacaaaccctccccctaaaaaagaaagaaagaaaagaaaaagaaaaatagaagaaaattgaaaatatctcagaggaaaaacaactgacttgaaaaatagatccaggagacattctaagaattattggaaaactataataaataaaaaaaaaaatctagataacatctttcaagaaatcatcaagaaaaattgccctgatatcctagaaccagacaATAAAATAGCAGTTGAAATAATCTATTGatcacttcttgaaagagatccctaCATGAAAAGTCCAAGGAAGATTGTGGCTGAATTCCAGAACTAtcacatcaaggagaaaatactgcaagaaccagaaagaaacaattccaaaatcgaagagccacaatcaggattacccaagaactaacagcttccactttaaggtatcaaagggcctggaatatgatattctggagggcaaaggagctcGGACTGCATCCAAGAAATTActactcagcaaaactaaccattgtatttcaggggaaaagatgggcattcaatgaaatagggaattgttaattatttttcatgaaaaaaaagagtttacccatgttaaggggcaggtcaattctccaagaccctccacagctatggatcatagcatctgaaggagttgcagggcagcctttgctgacacagatgttgcagattgggaatgaaataaattggaggcagagggaagaggaaagaagtcagagaacagcaattcCCTCTAAGTCTCCctatatcatcctctcacatgaggaagccattctgcaggtctgggtgggatctccagcagccactgtcaggtggctcctgtgtattccaacagaacagaaattttgatcttcaaatacattactgaagagaagcattaaaaggtaaaaagcgaagaaaaaactatgtttttaaaggtttagatgtttccattttacatccatatatgggaaaatgatttgtttaactcttgagaactatatctttgttaGCGGTACACATAGaagtataggtataatttgactttattgtgatgatattaaaaaaaagaaactaggggtggAAAGGGATTGTattaggagaagagaaaggggaaataaaatggagtaaattacatcacatgaagatgCAAAAAAAACCTACTACAGttaaggaaaagaagggatgaGGATGAGCATTAATATCATTGGATTTTTCTGAAGGAcaaaatatcagatatatttagtttTACATAGAAACTTGTATCACTCTAGAGGAaagtagaagaaagggaaaaagaaagggggaagctaaaagaagggagaacaaaagtagaaagggataagaaaagggaagggctgTAAAGGGGATAGTAAATGGAGGGAGGtggtggttagaagcaaaatactagagaggaggggaaggggaaaggaaagagaaaagtataacttggggaaaataagatggcagtaaacacagagttagtaattttaattatgaatctgaataggatgaattctcccataaaatggattaaaagccagaatcctacaatgtgttgtttacacaaaacatatttaaagTAGAGTGACATatacagagcaaaggtaaaaggctggagcagtatcaattgtgcttcagctgaagtaataaaaaaaaaaagcaagggtagtgaTTCTGATCTCCTAtcaagcaaaaatagatctaattaaaagagatcagAAAGGAAAGTACATTTTACTAAAgtataccatagataatgaagtaatatctatactaaacatatatgcaccaagtggtatagcatccaaatttctagagaagttaagaggggagcaagaagaaatagacagcaacacTATACTAGTGGCAGATGTCAACCTttctctatcagaactagataaatcgaactAGGacttgagtatatatatatatatatatataaacatacatgcacatgaGGTATAGtcattaccaccaccactaccaaaaTCAGTTCCTATTTATTAGGAGGTAGAATTCTGCTTACATAAAATCTCTTGAATTTTGCAGGAAGCATTCTTCTCATATAACTATCACCTTAGATTAAACCTTACTTCTCTTCTCAATTATTGAAAAAGCCTGCTAATTGGTATCCCTGCCTTAAATTTCACCCCACTCCAGATCATCCCACATGCTGCTGTGAAAATAGTTTTCCTTAAGTGCTTACCTGATTATGTAACTTCAATATTCAATCTTTGGCTTTCTATTGCcccttagaaaaaaatataaattctctatTTAATCATGGGGGTTCCTTGGCTAAATTTGACCTCTACCTAAAATTCCAAACTTACTGGACTTTACTTCCCCTGCCTCCATCTTTACTTTTTATGCAGCCAAAGTGGTCTTGTACAAAGCATTCTATATATCATATTGATACCTGTACACTGGCCATCCACTATGCCTGAAATAAAtgatctccctcctttctttcattttagataattgttctcttcctttaaaatgtgGCTTAGAGTGGATTGAAAATTAAGGGGATGtcaatcaattgggaaatagctgaataaattgtggcatatgaatgtaatggaagacTATCGTTCTATAAGTAATGATGAGCagatgaatttcagaaaaatccagaatgtcttatatgaactgaaactAAGTAAAGTAAGCAAAAACAGGAAAGCATTGACCATAATGATAGCAACCCTGTAGAACGTCCAACTATAATCCACTTAGTTCTCCCCAGAAATACAGTGATCTAACAAAATTCAAGtagacttctttttaaaaatatattaatatttttgcccagttattttacaacatttttttacatttgctttttaaaattttttgagtttcaatttgTTCCCTTATCTCCACCTCCAGCCCTTAATAAAAAACCACATGTGAATGTATGCAAAACCTTTCCATaaaaaatcatgtgaaaaaaaaaaaacagatctcccatcctaattagaaaaaatactaaagaaaaataaagtttaaaaaaagagtagaGAGCAAGAAAGTGGTTCAATCTGTATAGTTTCTTCTCTGATATGGATAGGATTTCTCATCCTGAGTCCTCCTGAATCGTTTTGAATCATTGTAGTGCTGAGCATAGCAAAGTCATTTGTAGTTGGTCATtccaaaacattgctattactttgtatacaatacatttaactttgcttgagttcatagaggacGTTctaagtttgttgttgttgttattgttgttgttttctaagagcatcctgatcatcattttccataaaacaataatattccatgacaatcacacacacaatttattcagtcattacccaactgatgggcatcctttcaatttccaaattttgccctgagaaaagatgttaaaaatatatttgtaaatatatgtccttttcctttttaatttttttttttgttatttgtgcCAAGTAGTGacattgttaggtcaaaggatatgtatgaatTTACAATTACCCTTTggacatagatcatatcttttggtcatttatcaatttggggcatgactcttattttttttttttttataaatttgactcagttctgtcTATGTTTGAGTAACAGGGTCTTATCacagaaacttgcttcaaaattatttttataattatcattccTAACTGTATTGCCCCtcatttattctatactctccTTTTACTGTGTTCATCCTTAACAATGTTTTTTTATTGCCTACTCCCTCCACAAttgtcctctcttttatcactctttTCCGTTCCAGTATCCcatt
Encoded here:
- the AJAP1 gene encoding adherens junction-associated protein 1, whose product is MWIKQLLGISSMSVHWSGCPIGSHAWILIAMFQLAMDFPTCESLAQGPEFRLLPRPFHNSRLWSFKNGLATKIPTPLWNLLSFRPERAHGQIRTYHSRGTHRTRNQGVIPLKSGSSKHPEAAKFNPSLLSSMGSGSIEQQTPLRRDKRHLQGGSLNNFDFRGSKPTVETEFIAWGPTGEEESVESSTSPGIYGPTTVSILQTRKTTVAPTTTTTTSYVTVQTKGFLESLSPGIIKNNPNYPSRISTTEPSTVSNSNGKDITPPRIVEPSGLAVHQIITITVSLIMVIAALITTLVLKNCCAQSGNTRRNSHQRKINQQEESCQNLTDFTPARVPSNLDIFTAYNETLQCSHECVRTSVPVYTDETLHPTGEYKTTFNGNRPSSSDRHLIPVAFVSEKWFEISC